One genomic region from Drosophila busckii strain San Diego stock center, stock number 13000-0081.31 chromosome 3R, ASM1175060v1, whole genome shotgun sequence encodes:
- the LOC108603732 gene encoding esterase E4 isoform X3: MITKRLSCPLLLLLPLLFALLGLCDESASIAIAPSTFGTAIARAGKISNTLKETTAWKTLTSHPNSLVQLLPSRAMRVVQEVVRSLRKEREIVANTSLGKVRGRYQKYRSGERGGYYSFKGMRYGAPPVGARRFRAAEPEKPWMGIRDASREGSSCPHKNMILDTFKGDEDCLFINVFTTRMPKEDATHVKLPVMVWLHGGGFSFGSGNSFLYGPDYLVAEDVVLVTFNYRLGPLGFLTAGADAPGNQGLKDQVLALKWVQANIAAFGGDPAQVTIFGESAGASSVQFLLLSPLAKGLFQRAISQSGSALNPWSMADSSATRAARLAANLGYVGANNTTEILEFLRRVPAMKLVEAAPTTLTAEDQRNNIGLPFVPVVEGYWNKDAAQSPEFLEEPFLTEHPSDMYAAHNFNSNVPYMTGYNTHEAMLFIRRLRKSPQLLSIIENDFGRLVPHDLNSTNVHDRVTREIRSFYLGNKHVGLESVEEMIALLTDLMFLQGIRRTARNHAKYGNAPVYMYRFAFDGALGLYKRMLGIPRPGVCHGDEMGYLFKFGFFNLSLDPKSMEVQVKNRMVRMWTNFAKYGTPTPSVEDPLLSTKWAPIDAANVMNSLNYLDISNELNMKTNPEPERQRFWDEMYQHYNGAAM, translated from the exons ATGATAACCAAACGACTCTCGTgcccgttgctgctgctgctgccgctgctctttGCGCTGCTGGGGCTCTGCGACGAGTCCGCCTCCATTGCCATAGCGCCCTCAACATTTGGCACGGCCATAGCGCGAGCTGGGAAAATATCCAATACGTTAAAG GAGACAACGGCCTGGAAAACACTGACCTCGCATCCCAACTCACTGGTGCAATTGCTGCCGTCGCGCGCCATGCGTGTGGTGCAGGAGGTGGTGCGATCACTGCGG aAGGAGCGCGAGATTGTGGCCAACACATCGCTGGGCAAGGTGCGAGGTCGCTACCAAAAGTATCGCTCAGGCGAGCGGGGCGGCTACTACAGTTTCAAGGGCATGCGCTATGGAGCGCCACCAGTGGGCGCCAGAcg CTTTCGCGCTGCAGAGCCAGAGAAGCCATGGATGGGCATTAGAGATGCTTCACGCGAGGGCTCCAGCTGCCCGCACAAGAACATGATACTGGACACATTCAAGGGCGATGAGGATTGTCTGTTTATTAATGTGTTTACTACGCGCATGCCCAAGGAAGATGC cacGCACGTCAAGCTGCCTGTCATGGTTTGGTTGCATGGCGGCGGTTTCAGCTTTGGCTCTGGCAACTCTTTTCTATACGGCCCGGACTATCTGGTAGCTGAGGATGTTGTGCTAGTTACATTTAACTATCGCCTGGGACCCTTAGGCTTTCTAACAGCTGGCGCTGATGCGCCTGGCAATCAAGGACTGAAGGATCAAGTGCTGGCGCTTAAATGGGTGCAAGCTAATATCGCTGCCTTTGGCGGTGATCCAGCACAGGTTACCATATTTGGTGAATCTGCTGGCGCTTCCTCTGTGCAGTTTCTGCTGCTATCACCGCTAGCCAAGGGTCTGTTCCAGCGCGCTATATCGCAGAGCGGCTCAGCTTTGAATCCCTGGTCCATGGCCGATAGCTCTGCAACGCGTGCAGCGCGTCTGGCTGCCAATCTGGGCTATGTGGGTGCCAACAACACAACCGAAATACTGGAATTTTTGCGTCGAGTGCCTGCCATGAAGCTGGTAGAGGCAGCACCTACAACACTCACAGCGGAGGATCAACGCAACAACATTGGCCTGCCCTTTGTGCCCGTTGTGGAGGGCTATTGGAACAAAGATGCAGCGCAGTCGCCAGAATTTCTGGAGGAACCTTTTCTCACTGAACATCCCAGCGATATGTATGCGGCTCACAATTTCAACAGCAATGTGCCCTATATGACGGGCTACAATACGCACGAGGCCATGTTGTTCATCAGAA gACTGCGCAAGAGTCCGCAGCTGCTGAGCATTATTGAGAACGACTTTGGACGTTTGGTGCCTCACGATCTGAATTCAACAAATGTGCACGATAGAGTGACGCGTGAGATTCGCTCCTTCTACTTGGGCAACAAGCATGTGGGCCTGGAGTCTGTTGAGGAAATGATTGCG CTGCTCACCGATCTCATGTTTCTGCAGGGCATACGCCGCACTGCTCGCAATCATGCCAAGTACGGCAATGCGCCTGTTTATATGTACCGCTTTGCTTTTGATGGCGCCTTGGGGCTGTACAAACGCATGCTGGGCATACCCAGACCTGGAGTTTGTCATGGCGACGAGATGGGCTATCTGTTCAAGTTTGGCTTCTTCAATTTGAGCTTGGATCCCAAGTCGATGGAGGTGCAGGTGAAGAATCGCATGGTGCGCATGTGGACAAACTTTGCCAAGTACGGCACGCCTACGCCGAGTGTTGAGGATCCACTGCTGAGCACCAAGTGGGCGCCCATTGATGCTGCCAATGTTATGAATAGTCTCAACTATTTGGACATTTCAAACGAATTGAATATGAAAACAAATCCGGAGCCAGAGCGGCAGCGCTTCTGGGATGAAATGTATCAGCATTACAATGGTGCTGCTATGTAG
- the LOC108603732 gene encoding esterase E4 isoform X1: MRTLQIFVFIIIDEFEQETTAWKTLTSHPNSLVQLLPSRAMRVVQEVVRSLRKEREIVANTSLGKVRGRYQKYRSGERGGYYSFKGMRYGAPPVGARRFRAAEPEKPWMGIRDASREGSSCPHKNMILDTFKGDEDCLFINVFTTRMPKEDATHVKLPVMVWLHGGGFSFGSGNSFLYGPDYLVAEDVVLVTFNYRLGPLGFLTAGADAPGNQGLKDQVLALKWVQANIAAFGGDPAQVTIFGESAGASSVQFLLLSPLAKGLFQRAISQSGSALNPWSMADSSATRAARLAANLGYVGANNTTEILEFLRRVPAMKLVEAAPTTLTAEDQRNNIGLPFVPVVEGYWNKDAAQSPEFLEEPFLTEHPSDMYAAHNFNSNVPYMTGYNTHEAMLFIRRLRKSPQLLSIIENDFGRLVPHDLNSTNVHDRVTREIRSFYLGNKHVGLESVEEMIALLTDLMFLQGIRRTARNHAKYGNAPVYMYRFAFDGALGLYKRMLGIPRPGVCHGDEMGYLFKFGFFNLSLDPKSMEVQVKNRMVRMWTNFAKYGTPTPSVEDPLLSTKWAPIDAANVMNSLNYLDISNELNMKTNPEPERQRFWDEMYQHYNGAAM, from the exons ATGAGAACACTGcagatttttgtatttattatcatAGATGAATTCGAGCAG GAGACAACGGCCTGGAAAACACTGACCTCGCATCCCAACTCACTGGTGCAATTGCTGCCGTCGCGCGCCATGCGTGTGGTGCAGGAGGTGGTGCGATCACTGCGG aAGGAGCGCGAGATTGTGGCCAACACATCGCTGGGCAAGGTGCGAGGTCGCTACCAAAAGTATCGCTCAGGCGAGCGGGGCGGCTACTACAGTTTCAAGGGCATGCGCTATGGAGCGCCACCAGTGGGCGCCAGAcg CTTTCGCGCTGCAGAGCCAGAGAAGCCATGGATGGGCATTAGAGATGCTTCACGCGAGGGCTCCAGCTGCCCGCACAAGAACATGATACTGGACACATTCAAGGGCGATGAGGATTGTCTGTTTATTAATGTGTTTACTACGCGCATGCCCAAGGAAGATGC cacGCACGTCAAGCTGCCTGTCATGGTTTGGTTGCATGGCGGCGGTTTCAGCTTTGGCTCTGGCAACTCTTTTCTATACGGCCCGGACTATCTGGTAGCTGAGGATGTTGTGCTAGTTACATTTAACTATCGCCTGGGACCCTTAGGCTTTCTAACAGCTGGCGCTGATGCGCCTGGCAATCAAGGACTGAAGGATCAAGTGCTGGCGCTTAAATGGGTGCAAGCTAATATCGCTGCCTTTGGCGGTGATCCAGCACAGGTTACCATATTTGGTGAATCTGCTGGCGCTTCCTCTGTGCAGTTTCTGCTGCTATCACCGCTAGCCAAGGGTCTGTTCCAGCGCGCTATATCGCAGAGCGGCTCAGCTTTGAATCCCTGGTCCATGGCCGATAGCTCTGCAACGCGTGCAGCGCGTCTGGCTGCCAATCTGGGCTATGTGGGTGCCAACAACACAACCGAAATACTGGAATTTTTGCGTCGAGTGCCTGCCATGAAGCTGGTAGAGGCAGCACCTACAACACTCACAGCGGAGGATCAACGCAACAACATTGGCCTGCCCTTTGTGCCCGTTGTGGAGGGCTATTGGAACAAAGATGCAGCGCAGTCGCCAGAATTTCTGGAGGAACCTTTTCTCACTGAACATCCCAGCGATATGTATGCGGCTCACAATTTCAACAGCAATGTGCCCTATATGACGGGCTACAATACGCACGAGGCCATGTTGTTCATCAGAA gACTGCGCAAGAGTCCGCAGCTGCTGAGCATTATTGAGAACGACTTTGGACGTTTGGTGCCTCACGATCTGAATTCAACAAATGTGCACGATAGAGTGACGCGTGAGATTCGCTCCTTCTACTTGGGCAACAAGCATGTGGGCCTGGAGTCTGTTGAGGAAATGATTGCG CTGCTCACCGATCTCATGTTTCTGCAGGGCATACGCCGCACTGCTCGCAATCATGCCAAGTACGGCAATGCGCCTGTTTATATGTACCGCTTTGCTTTTGATGGCGCCTTGGGGCTGTACAAACGCATGCTGGGCATACCCAGACCTGGAGTTTGTCATGGCGACGAGATGGGCTATCTGTTCAAGTTTGGCTTCTTCAATTTGAGCTTGGATCCCAAGTCGATGGAGGTGCAGGTGAAGAATCGCATGGTGCGCATGTGGACAAACTTTGCCAAGTACGGCACGCCTACGCCGAGTGTTGAGGATCCACTGCTGAGCACCAAGTGGGCGCCCATTGATGCTGCCAATGTTATGAATAGTCTCAACTATTTGGACATTTCAAACGAATTGAATATGAAAACAAATCCGGAGCCAGAGCGGCAGCGCTTCTGGGATGAAATGTATCAGCATTACAATGGTGCTGCTATGTAG
- the LOC108603732 gene encoding esterase E4 isoform X2, whose protein sequence is MNCRRNLPYILGTLALLLSAALIVFAIIVAQPSEPQNRMLMVESISDEQEYEPFALLLLATTTTTMMPIDSSSGSMLDSGAMQIEHSTSSNIYEETTAWKTLTSHPNSLVQLLPSRAMRVVQEVVRSLRKEREIVANTSLGKVRGRYQKYRSGERGGYYSFKGMRYGAPPVGARRFRAAEPEKPWMGIRDASREGSSCPHKNMILDTFKGDEDCLFINVFTTRMPKEDATHVKLPVMVWLHGGGFSFGSGNSFLYGPDYLVAEDVVLVTFNYRLGPLGFLTAGADAPGNQGLKDQVLALKWVQANIAAFGGDPAQVTIFGESAGASSVQFLLLSPLAKGLFQRAISQSGSALNPWSMADSSATRAARLAANLGYVGANNTTEILEFLRRVPAMKLVEAAPTTLTAEDQRNNIGLPFVPVVEGYWNKDAAQSPEFLEEPFLTEHPSDMYAAHNFNSNVPYMTGYNTHEAMLFIRRLRKSPQLLSIIENDFGRLVPHDLNSTNVHDRVTREIRSFYLGNKHVGLESVEEMIALLTDLMFLQGIRRTARNHAKYGNAPVYMYRFAFDGALGLYKRMLGIPRPGVCHGDEMGYLFKFGFFNLSLDPKSMEVQVKNRMVRMWTNFAKYGTPTPSVEDPLLSTKWAPIDAANVMNSLNYLDISNELNMKTNPEPERQRFWDEMYQHYNGAAM, encoded by the exons ATGAACTGCCGCCGCAACTTGCCCTATATATTGGGCACTTTGGCCCTTTTGCTATCCGCAGCACTCATAGTCTTTGCCATTATTGTGGCACAACCCAGCGAGCCGCAGAATCGAATGCTAATGGTGGAAAGCATAAGCGATGAGCAGGAGTATGAACCTtttgcgttgctgctgctggccacaacaacaacaacaatgatgcCAATAGATTCTTCTTCCGGGTCAATGCTCGATAGTGGCGCAATGCAAATAGAGCATTCTACAAGCTCGAACATATACGAG GAGACAACGGCCTGGAAAACACTGACCTCGCATCCCAACTCACTGGTGCAATTGCTGCCGTCGCGCGCCATGCGTGTGGTGCAGGAGGTGGTGCGATCACTGCGG aAGGAGCGCGAGATTGTGGCCAACACATCGCTGGGCAAGGTGCGAGGTCGCTACCAAAAGTATCGCTCAGGCGAGCGGGGCGGCTACTACAGTTTCAAGGGCATGCGCTATGGAGCGCCACCAGTGGGCGCCAGAcg CTTTCGCGCTGCAGAGCCAGAGAAGCCATGGATGGGCATTAGAGATGCTTCACGCGAGGGCTCCAGCTGCCCGCACAAGAACATGATACTGGACACATTCAAGGGCGATGAGGATTGTCTGTTTATTAATGTGTTTACTACGCGCATGCCCAAGGAAGATGC cacGCACGTCAAGCTGCCTGTCATGGTTTGGTTGCATGGCGGCGGTTTCAGCTTTGGCTCTGGCAACTCTTTTCTATACGGCCCGGACTATCTGGTAGCTGAGGATGTTGTGCTAGTTACATTTAACTATCGCCTGGGACCCTTAGGCTTTCTAACAGCTGGCGCTGATGCGCCTGGCAATCAAGGACTGAAGGATCAAGTGCTGGCGCTTAAATGGGTGCAAGCTAATATCGCTGCCTTTGGCGGTGATCCAGCACAGGTTACCATATTTGGTGAATCTGCTGGCGCTTCCTCTGTGCAGTTTCTGCTGCTATCACCGCTAGCCAAGGGTCTGTTCCAGCGCGCTATATCGCAGAGCGGCTCAGCTTTGAATCCCTGGTCCATGGCCGATAGCTCTGCAACGCGTGCAGCGCGTCTGGCTGCCAATCTGGGCTATGTGGGTGCCAACAACACAACCGAAATACTGGAATTTTTGCGTCGAGTGCCTGCCATGAAGCTGGTAGAGGCAGCACCTACAACACTCACAGCGGAGGATCAACGCAACAACATTGGCCTGCCCTTTGTGCCCGTTGTGGAGGGCTATTGGAACAAAGATGCAGCGCAGTCGCCAGAATTTCTGGAGGAACCTTTTCTCACTGAACATCCCAGCGATATGTATGCGGCTCACAATTTCAACAGCAATGTGCCCTATATGACGGGCTACAATACGCACGAGGCCATGTTGTTCATCAGAA gACTGCGCAAGAGTCCGCAGCTGCTGAGCATTATTGAGAACGACTTTGGACGTTTGGTGCCTCACGATCTGAATTCAACAAATGTGCACGATAGAGTGACGCGTGAGATTCGCTCCTTCTACTTGGGCAACAAGCATGTGGGCCTGGAGTCTGTTGAGGAAATGATTGCG CTGCTCACCGATCTCATGTTTCTGCAGGGCATACGCCGCACTGCTCGCAATCATGCCAAGTACGGCAATGCGCCTGTTTATATGTACCGCTTTGCTTTTGATGGCGCCTTGGGGCTGTACAAACGCATGCTGGGCATACCCAGACCTGGAGTTTGTCATGGCGACGAGATGGGCTATCTGTTCAAGTTTGGCTTCTTCAATTTGAGCTTGGATCCCAAGTCGATGGAGGTGCAGGTGAAGAATCGCATGGTGCGCATGTGGACAAACTTTGCCAAGTACGGCACGCCTACGCCGAGTGTTGAGGATCCACTGCTGAGCACCAAGTGGGCGCCCATTGATGCTGCCAATGTTATGAATAGTCTCAACTATTTGGACATTTCAAACGAATTGAATATGAAAACAAATCCGGAGCCAGAGCGGCAGCGCTTCTGGGATGAAATGTATCAGCATTACAATGGTGCTGCTATGTAG